A window from Cryptomeria japonica chromosome 1, Sugi_1.0, whole genome shotgun sequence encodes these proteins:
- the LOC131858147 gene encoding uncharacterized protein LOC131858147 has protein sequence MYNLSKEGTSFLLILSPGDEGQVKEVCLSGNDRLGKPDGELSAEKLDDWIQQVEVYCRIQGLLEDASRIQLATLCLGGTALTWWESRTQEELAHHGRVRMSWMEFVAALKEQFYPLGHMQQLTMNWQTFRQAKGQSMQEYTHEFRKWEIALNVPLYTQDTLLKYIGGLHSYLRHTILMLNPSNLDQVCVQATHIESRGKNTFSESFAKKSSKKPPEGKSKDKGKGKKTATLKKEDAKPTCSHCKKEGHEDAKCWKLHPELRPKRYGGNKGPKKTTAVIQQDLGSDSGDETQIVATSIQGTVKGKTLSSDAIDSNASTSKAISFPNVDKQRNELFHIRVVTKHTKIDTLFDTGSQVNLISEEVVKKLNLTTTPHPKPYPLGWVCNDSQLQVTKQCKLRFAITTNFTDEVEVDVVPLDICGLVLGSPYLFDRQAIFYRGENKYHLFKDGKEYIVRSHKVKTSLAIVNASQMKRLVNASKNFVLMLVKAKDDNKSEAFKGCKPEHKAELVKIVSTYDDLFQEPKGLAPKREIQHEIHLQQDVPLPNIGMYRLSVLQNEEIKKQVQELVEKGVIRPSTSPCGSPIVLVPKKDGSWRMCIDYRALNKIIIKNRYPLPRIDDLLDQLKHAVYFTKLDLRSATFMRVMNDVFRPFIDEFVIVYLDDILVFSKSWDDHVSHVKKVLMF, from the exons ATGTATAATTTATCTAAAGAAGGTACATCTTTTCTACTGATTTTATCTCCAGGTGACGAAGGCCAGGTAAAAGAGGTTTGTCTTTCCGGAAATGATAGACTGGGCAAGCCTGA TGGGGAACTAAGTGCTGAAAAACTTGATGATTGGATACAACAAGTAGAGGTTTACTGTAGGATACAGGGCTTGTTAGAAGATGCCTCTAGGATACAGTTGGCTACTCTCTGTTTAGGAGGTACTGCTCTCACCTGGTGGGAGAGTAGGACCCAAGAGGAGCTTGCTCATCATGGTAGAGTTAGGATGTCCTGGATGGAGTTTGTTGCCGCTCTTAAAGAGCAATTCTATCCTTTAGGACACATGCAACAACTAACTATGAATTGGCAAACCTTTAGGCAAGCAAAAGGCCAATCAATGCAGGAGTACACCCACGAGTTTAGAAAATGGGAAATAGCATTGAATGTACCCTTGTATACCCAAGATACCCTGCTTAAATATATAGGTGGTTTACATTCCTACCTCCGACACACTATCCTCATGTTGAATCCTAGTAATCTGGATCAGGTATGTGTCCAAGCTACTCATATTGAGTCTAGGGGTAAGAACACTTTTAGTGAAAGCTTTGCTAAGAAATCATCCAAGAAACCACCAGAGGgaaaatcaaaggataaaggtaaagggaagaagACGGCTACATTAAAGAAAGAGGATGCTAAGCCTACATGCTCTCATTGTAAGAAAGAAGGGCATGAAGATGCTAAGTGCTGGAAATTGCATCCAGAGTTGAGGCCAAAGCGATACGGAGGTAACAAAGGTCCAAAGAAGACTACTGCGGTGATCCAACAAGATCTTGGATCTGATTCTGGAGATGAAACTCAGATAGTTGCTACTAGCATCCAAGGTACAGTGAAAGGTAAAACTCTCTCATCAGATGCAATTGATTCTAATGCAAGTACAAGTAAAGCAATTTCTTTTCCTAATGTGGATAAACAAAGGAATGAACTTTTTCACATCCGTGTGGTAACTAAACACACTAAGATTGATACTCTATTTGATACTGGTTCACAAGTCAACTTAATTTCTGAAGAGGTTGTGAAGAAATTAAATCTAACTACTACTCCTCATCCTAAGCCCTATCCACTAGGATGGGTATGTAATGATTCACAGTTGCAGGTGACAAAACAGTGCAAACTACGTTTTGCCATTACTACTAATTTTACTGATGAGGTAGAGGTAGATGTGGTACCTTTGGATATTTGTGGGCTTGTGTTAGGAAGTCCATATCTTTTTGATAGACAGGCAATCTTTTACAGGGGGGAGAATAAGTATCATTTGttcaaagatggtaaagagtacatAGTTAGATCGCATAAAGTCAAAACTAGTCTTGCAATAGTAAATGCTAGTCAAATGAAAAGATTAGTAAATGCGAGTAAAAACTTTGTTCTTATGCTTGTAAAAGCCAAGGATGATAATAAATCCGAGGCATTTAAGGGGTGTAAACCAGAACATAAGGCCGAGTTGGTCAAAATTGTATCTACATATGATGACCTTTTTCAGGAACCAAAGGGGTTGGCCCCCAAGAGAGAGATCCAGCATGAGATACATTTGCAGCAGGACGTGCCTCTACCTAATATCGGCATGTATCGCTTATCTGTTCTACAAAATGAAGAGATCAAGAAACAGGTTCAAGAGTTAGTCGAGAAAGGAGTAATTCGACCAAGCACTTCTCCATGTGGCTCGCCAATTGTCCTAGTGCCAAAGAAGGATGGGTCCTGGAGGATGTGTATTGACTATCGAGCCCTAAATAAGATCATTATAAAGAACAGGTATCCTCTTCCTCGTATTGATGATTTACTTGATCAGCTAAAGCATGCAGTTTATTTTACTAAGCTGGATTTGcgaagtg CTACTTTCATGCGTGTAATGAATGATGTATTTCGTCCTTTCATTGATGAATTTgtaatagtctacctagatgatatcCTTGTATTCAGTAAGTCTTGGGATGATCATGTAAGTCATGTAAagaaagttttgatgttttga